The Bacteroidota bacterium sequence TCGAGGCATCAGGCGTCCTGGATATCAGTGATAAGAACGAAGCGGGCGGCGGTGCGGCCGACGGTCTGCTCGGTACCGCCGACGTCGAGCGTGAGCGGCCCGTCGAAGGGGGCGACCTCGACGACCGCGACCGGGGTCTGTGGGTAGAGGCCGAGACCGCCGACGTAGCGCAGCAGGTCGGCGTCGTGGTCCGAGACCTCGGCGACCGTCCCCCGCTGCCCAGCTTCCAGGTCGGCGAGCGGCGTCACGTCGCGCTCCTCGATTTCGAGCGCGAGCGTCGGGATCGGCGCGCCGTGCGGATCGACAGTCGGGTTGCCGAGGGCGTCGGCCATGCGGGCCTCGAGGTCTTCGGAAAGGACGTGCTCGATCCGCTCGGCCTCGGCGTGAACGCGGTC is a genomic window containing:
- a CDS encoding metal-dependent transcriptional regulator encodes the protein MSPHTQAVEDYLKAIYDLGRGAAVATSALAERLGVTAASVTGMVKKLAEMNLVTHEPYRGVRLSEAGRKIALEVIRHHRLIEAYLHEALGVPWDRVHAEAERIEHVLSEDLEARMADALGNPTVDPHGAPIPTLALEIEERDVTPLADLEAGQRGTVAEVSDHDADLLRYVGGLGLYPQTPVAVVEVAPFDGPLTLDVGGTEQTVGRTAARFVLITDIQDA